A single window of Coffea eugenioides isolate CCC68of chromosome 7, Ceug_1.0, whole genome shotgun sequence DNA harbors:
- the LOC113777791 gene encoding cytochrome P450 71A1-like, producing the protein MESFSPTWAAYALVWVATVVIAHLSKHFHQRKLNLPPGPRQWPIIGNLNLIGTLPHRSLHQLSLTYGPLMHLQFGSFPVVAASSVEMAKVFLKTMDLTFAGRPKTAAGKYTAYDYTNVTWSPYGPYLRQARKIFLTELFSAKRLESYEHIRVEEMNSLLLQLFKSLGKPIVLRDYLSTGNLNVISRMVLGKRYIVESANSILTPEEFRQMLDEVFLLTGVFNIGDFIPWIDFLDLQGYIKRMKILSKKFDRFLEHILDEHNAQRKDETDCVSKDMVDVLLGLADDPTLEVKLERHGVKALILDLLAGGTETSATTVEWAISELLKNPEIFNKAAEELDRVIGQNRWVNEEDMPNLPYIEAIVKETMRMHPVVPLLVPRCAREDCKVAGYDIQKGTRVIVNVWSIVRDPELWEKPEVFCPDRFMGQDIDFKGQDCKFLPFGSGRRMCPGYSLGLKVIQSSLANLLHGYRWKLPNDMKPEDLDMEEIFGLTTPRKIPLVAIVEPRLPCNLYSL; encoded by the exons ATGGAAAGCTTTTCTCCCACCTGGGCTGCATATGCACTTGTGTGGGTTGCAACGGTGGTTATTGCCCACCTCTCGAAGCATTTCCATCAGAGAAAACTCAACCTCCCACCAGGTCCAAGGCAATGGCCTATAATTGGAAACTTAAACCTCATTGGCACCCTTCCTCATCGTTCACTCCATCAACTCTCCCTCACATATGGCCCCCTAATGCACCTTCAATTCGGCTCCTTCCCAGTTGTCGCTGCCTCCTCTGTGGAGATGGCCAAAGTTTTCCTCAAAACCATGGACCTCACATTTGCAGGGAGGCCTAAAACTGCAGCCGGAAAATATACCGCTTATGATTACACCAACGTGACTTGGTCCCCTTACGGACCATACTTGCGCCAGGCACGTAAGATTTTCCTTACGGAATTATTCAGTGCAAAAAGACTAGAATCATATGAACATATTCGGGTGGAAGAAATGAATTCGCTTCTGCTACAGCTGTTCAAGTCATTGGGCAAGCCTATCGTGTTGAGAGATTATCTTTCAACAGGGAATTTGAACGTGATTAGTAGGATGGTCCTGGGGAAAAGATACATTGTTGAGTCTGCGAACTCAATTCTCACGCCCGAAGAGTTCAGGCAAATGCTGGACGAGGTGTTTTTGCTGACTGGTGTGTTTAACATTGGTGATTTCATACCTTGGATCGATTTCTTGGATTTGCAGGGGTATATCAAGAGGATGAAAATCTTGAGCAAGAAATTTGATAGGTTTCTGGAGCATATTCTCGATGAACATAATGCCCAGAGGAAGGACGAAACTGATTGTGTCAGCAAGGACATGGTGGACGTCCTTCTGGGCCTTGCAGATGATCCCACTTTGGAGGTGAAGCTAGAGAGGCATGGAGTCAAGGCATTGATTCTG GACCTACTTGCTGGTGGAACCGAGACCTCAGCGACTACAGTAGAATGGGCCATTTCGGAGCTACTGAAAAACCCAGAAATATTCAACAAGGCAGCCGAAGAACTCGACCGTGTTATCGGTCAGAATCGATGGGTGAACGAGGAGGACATGCCAAATCTTCCTTACATAGAGGCTATTGTTAAAGAAACAATGCGTATGCATCCCGTGGTCCCATTGCTAGTGCCAAGATGTGCTCGCGAAGATTGCAAAGTTGCAGGGTACGATATTCAAAAGGGGACTCGAGTCATCGTCAACGTTTGGTCAATTGTGAGGGACCCTGAATTGTGGGAGAAGCCAGAGGTATTTTGCCCCGACAGATTCATGGGACAGGACATTGACTTCAAAGGGCAAGACTGTAAGTTCTTGCCATTTGGTTCTGGAAGAAGAATGTGCCCAGGGTATAGTTTAGGCCTCAAGGTTATCCAATCTAGTTTGGCCAATCTTTTACATGGATACAGATGGAAGTTGCCAAATGACATGAAGCCTGAGGACTTGGACATGGAAGAAATATTTGGGCTTACTACACCAAGAAAGATCCCACTTGTTGCCATTGTTGAGCCTCGGCTTCCTTGTAATCTTTATTCACTATGA
- the LOC113778824 gene encoding WAT1-related protein At5g64700-like has protein sequence MEGYKPCLVAVLIQAFYAGMHMVSKAAINDGMKTYILVFYRQAIAAVFLAPIAIFLEWKTAPPLTVTAFIKIFMLSLFGITLSWNLNNLALGYTSAPLAAAIGNTIPVITFFLAVLLRMESFNLKTIPGISKVAGIALCLGGAATIAFFHGPNLRLLVHHHLLNSHSLENPGHAPASTTWVKGVFLMFLAYILWSSWIVFQGDLLKSYPSKLISTTLQNCMSTIDSFVVAISLERDPNEWKLGWNVRLLSVAYCGIVISGITFYLQVWVIEQKGPLFLAIWTPLVLVFTICVSAVLFGEIISLGTVLGALLLITGLYCALSGKSKEQSKVQGNCASTTNHTPKSETARQDEIPVGRTTKQSSTENSCSSV, from the exons ATGGAGGGCTACAAACCTTGTTTAGTTGCAGTGCTTATACAGGCATTCTATGCAGGCATGCATATGGTTTCCAAGGCTGCAATAAATGATGGTATGAAGACTTACATACTTGTCTTCTACAGGCAAGCTATTGCAGCAGTGTTCTTAGCGCCTATAGCCATCTTTCTTGAGTG GAAAACTGCGCCACCTCTAACCGTAACAGCATTCATCAAGATTTTTATGCTTTCACTCTTTGG GATCACATTGAGCTGGAATTTGAACAATTTGGCTCTTGGATACACATCTGCACCGTTGGCTGCTGCCATTGGTaatacaattccagtgattactTTCTTCCTCGCAGTGCTATTGAG AATGGAAAGTTTCAACCTGAAGACCATACCTGGAATTTCAAAGGTTGCAGGAATAGCACTATGCTTAGGAGGAGCAGCAACCATTGCCTTCTTCCATGGCCCCAATTTAAGACTATTGGTTCACCATCACTTGCTCAACAGTCACAGCCTAGAAAATCCGGGTCATGCTCCTGCTAGCACCACATGGGTCAAGGGTGTATTTCTAATGTTTCTTGCCTACATATTGTGGAGTTCGTGGATTGTATTCCAG GGCGACCTATTGAAAAGCTATCCATCAAAACTCATTTCCACAACTCTTCAGAACTGCATGAGCACAATTGACTCATTTGTTGTTGCCATTTCTCTGGAAAGAGATCCTAATGAATGGAAGCTTGGATGGAATGTTAGACTCTTATCCGTTGCATACTGT GGAATTGTAATTAGTGGTATTACATTTTACTTGCAAGTTTGGGTTATTGAGCAGAAAGGGCCATTGTTTCTAGCCATATGGACTCCACTTGTTCTGGTGTTCACAATCTGTGTTTCAGCTGTCCTTTTTGGGGAGATAATCAGCCTAGGAAC TGTTTTAGGAGCACTATTGCTGATTACGGGCCTCTACTGTGCGTTATCGGGCAAGAGTAAAGAGCAAAGCAAGGTACAAGGGAATTGCGCTTCAACTACTAATCACACACCAAAATCAGAGACTGCACGGCAGGATGAAATACCAGTGGGAAGAACAACAAAGCAATCATCAACTGAGAATTCTTGCTCCTCTGTTTGA